Genomic window (Arachis hypogaea cultivar Tifrunner chromosome 13, arahy.Tifrunner.gnm2.J5K5, whole genome shotgun sequence):
GACAATTATTCTTTATCTGATTTCGTCACTCTGTATAAGCATAATTTGCTTGTCTATTATATAAGCATATTTagtatatcaaaaatattatttacatattaaaattagtcattaatatatttgtgtataaatgtgtggtttaatttatttttaatgtgtatttatatttcaatatatattttatattagtaactgattttgatgtatatatagcataattattaatatatatatatatatatatataggtgaattATATAGTATAGATGTAGAAATAACAGGGTATATGGAGTAGGACTTTCAGCCTTGGACTACATTATTCTTTTGGATTTCTTCTCTTCCCATTTTCTGTGGATACAAATCTGTGCACTGactgcaattttttatttttgtgcacAGAATAATATTGACGAAATGTACAAGTCAATAAACAACAAAACCAGTGCGTAAGATATTACTACTTGGAGCTACCTTCAtggaaactttttttttttttcttcatgagATTTCGCCCTCTTTTTTCCCTCAAACTTTCCTTTCGAAGATTCTATAGATGGTTTTTCATAGATAGCTGCTGAACTGAACCGTAGAAGGACTTAGGTAAAACTATATTTAGAACAATATTAATTATGCAATATGCTTATTCTTGCGACAGCAATGAACGGATATTGAGAATGTGCATGTCAACTCTTATGCTCCAATGCTGTACTCAGTTACACATTTTGGAGCCTTATTAACCATCTATGGATGCTATTAACCCGTTCATCCCGTCGTCTTCCGATAGTTAGTATTAAAATATACTCTGGTAACAACATTGTATAAAACGTCATGGGAAGTATAGATTCAACTTTGTAGAGTAAATTCTTGAGAAATTTTACTCTTGTTTAGTTACTCGTTTAATTTCTCAAAAGCTACTCGTTTTAAACTCCCCCAAACATTTTAGTTTCAACTCTTCTATTACGCTTATAAAATTTCTTACAGGGAAAAAATGTAACTTCcttgttttttgggtttttttttttttcatatacataaaataaaactACTTATCGAAGCGGATCTAAAAGTCAAAAATTAAGTTTAAAACCATGTCAACTAACCAAAAAAGCAAAATTTTGTGTGTTCGAGAGAGAGGTAATAGAATGTCTGGAAAATGAGAAAGACAAACAAACAAGTGAAAGAAACTAGAAATGATTTAAGGTCGATGCTAAGACAGATATCATACTGAGGATTATAATGATGATGACAGAAtcaagaaaattaagagaagaaagagaaaactaaatttaCCAAAAATCGGAGAAAtgtatttctcttttaatattgGTGAAAAGGAAATATtataaaacaaagaataaagtgaCAATTACATGTTCAAAGATGTTGACTTTAGACTAATTAGCtattgaagaaaaaaaagtattaattagGTCTTCCAAGATAgtaaactatatacatatacgtCCTTCTGTCAATGAATGTtgcgaaataaaataaaattgtccaTGTATTATGTTATTTACAGTAGTGCATGTCTTATTCTGTTACATGAACTGTTATCTATTTATTACAAATCTTATCAAAACAAGTAAAATTTTACTCTAAAAGTTATTATCTACATTACTATCTTTCATAGATAGACACGTCAGAATAATTACAGTATATATAAACATCACCATTAAGTTTTAGTTAATGaatgggttaagtacgattttggtccctaagataggggctgaaaatttttttcgtccccaacctttttttacttacaaaatcatccctaaagtttaacttaattttaaaatggtTCTTTTtagcaaaattttaatttttattaccaaattatccttaactaaaaaaaatacggGTTAAAGGAAAAAGGGGAAGGGAATCACGCTTAGGGGGTGTTCAGgaaagaagagggggaagggaagctgGGAAGGGAAGGGGAAGGGAATCCGCCGCCGTTACTCCTCGTCGTTCGCGTCTTCGCTGCCAAATTTCGCTGCTGCTCCTCTTCCTCGCTCGACGTCGACGCCAGCAGATAGATCTGCGAGAGTGGACATCGCGCGCCGCTTGCCGTTTCTGCTCCTCCTCCTCGCCGGTCACTGCTGCTCCTCGTCACTTGCTGCTGTGCTTCGCGTCCTCGTCGTTGtgcttcaaaaaaaattatattgttgaattttttttatttgtggatttgttgattttgtaaattacattatttttttattatgattctattattgttgttgattctAATTCCATTCTGCTTTCAtgattctatttttgtttcttttgcttctaTTTCTTTTGTTGGAGAAGAAGGCAAGACTCTACTttgttgttttttgtttcttctgATCCTCAATGTGTATTGCCTTGTTCATCTTCTGGTTGCTTTGTCCATGTGTATTGCTTCTGTTTCTGCTTCTTGCCTTGTTTATCTGCTTCTAGTTGCTTCTGCTTCTGTaatggagaaaaagaaaaagaagagtagaaCATGAGGATTTTAGAGAATAAGGAGAAGGGCATTTTAGTCcaaaggacaattttaaaaccaagttaaatcttagaaaaaaatttataagcaAAAAAAGGTTGAAGACGAAAAAATTTttccaaaatcatacttaacccttaaTGAATTGATAGAAGGTGATCATGTGTCCTTCGTTTGCTATCGTAAAAGaccaaaattgatttttttttttttgttcagagACTAACGATGTATTTGTAACCACGTTTGAAGAGAAAAAATACGGTAGAACTTCTTAAAAGAAACAATCATTTCTAACTTCTCCGTTACACTAACGTGCTTTTAGCCATTACctttaacatttatttttcttttaccaactttatcctttatatatgttattgcattatttataaaattattattatttctctctatatgaactctttttttattatttattattttatattttttattactttttttatttgacattatatatttttatagttataatttgtgtattatatttattattatctttttataataaaatttattgatcctattagataaaataaattaaacaaaagaaattaaccataaataataataatagttaaaaattataacgtactaaaaaaaatattaagagtattaaaaatatattatataaaaaatatataaaaaaattaaacatgtataaaaaaataacattataatttaatgtcatgtccttttaaataattatctatctaaaaatgattttaactaatattatccaaacaatatttattttatcaaaattaattttagtaaagaaTTGTCAAACATGACTTATTGACACAAACTTATTTctaccaaaatcaattctataaatCACTTTTATTCAAATTGAATAAAACTCTCAATTTGACAAACTACAATCCAAACATACAGTATTTAGTCCGAAGTCAAAATTGTAAAAGACCTCATTGTCACCTTACTCTAAAACAAaagaaataggttacaagttaCAACATTACGGTATGTGCCCCTTATCTCATGGCCACTTCTTTCCTTTCCCAAAAGACAGCTGAACAAGCAGAGTGCACCCTTACAAATTACCAACACCGTCGGTTTAGATAATTACATCAACGCAGACctttattcaatttaactgtTGCTTGAATATTGAATCGCCACTCTCACTAGAGGATACAATAGGCAAAGACATGAACTGCAACGCAAGCAATTCGTCTCTGCTATACTTCAACCTTTGATCTATGCCCAAATAAACCAGAAAActgaaattaatatcataaaaaagaaTACCATCTTACTAAGGCAATAGAATTCAGTAGTGCGGTAATACCTATAAAATCTGGAGATATAGACAAGTTTTCATTCTTTTTAGCTGCTTGCGTAGCCTTTGAAGTTAACTGAGACGGAGAAGGATGATTTGGTCCACCTTGGTGAAGAGGAACAATGGTAACAAGTTCATGCTGTACTTCAATTTGTGGATGAATTCTACAGAACGACATGATAGTGTCCTCAGTTAAGAGCCAACAACCTCGGAGGTCCATTAGTTTCAGTGTTTGAGGAGGTTTAAACACATGAAGCCCATAATTTGTCAATACCGCATCACAAATACTAAGACTTGTCAATTTAGGAATTGATGATAAATAGTAAAGTGAGATGTCTGCAAGTGACGCACTTTTGAGAAACAAATATCTCAGCTCTTTGAAGCTTGACAAAGGGCTTAAAGCTTCATCCCTAACTCGTGTGTATTCCAAATTCAAGCTTTCTAATTGTTTAAGACTTTGTAGAGCTGTTAGAGAGTGTGGTGAGCCGTGGTCGGTATTTTCCTGTGGTAAGCATCCTGAGTATACAAATAAACATAATTAGCATCAAAGCAGCCATTGTATACATCATGATCAGAATATGTCAAGTAAGCAAatacctttcactattgtattgcTAAGGTCAAGAACCTTTAAAGAAGGCATCATGCTGATATACAAGATGGCAGTATCATCCACCAGTGTCTGAGATAATGAAAGCATCTCAAGATTGGAGACATGTCCAGCTAAAATCCCTATGCCTGCGGAGCTGACCTTGGTACCAGTCAGATTCAAACTCTTCAAGCTTGCACCAACACCCGCGATCATTTCAATCGAATCATCAGTGACCATGCAAGAGCTGAGATTGAGCTGTTCTATCACTTTCAATTTACTCAAGAAGAAGAATTTACTAAGGCCAGAATGAGCTACATcgagagaggacaaaaagtttgtaTTGGCGTGTAAGAGAAACTCCGATTCGCTCCTGAATGTAGCACCGGAGAGAATAAGTTTTGCCAAAGGAGCTTCATCATCTTCAAGTATTGAATCAATAGTACAATTACTCATGTTGAGGCATTCAATAGATGATAAATTAGGCAATTTTGTGACATTAGTCCAAGCAAGATTTAGATAGGTTAACTTGGGGAAGTTATTGAGGATGTTAGCCCCTTCATTTGATACCTTACTACCCCATAGATCAAGATATTCTAACTTTTTCAGTACCTGAGACATCACGACATTGAAGTAGCGTTTTCATGAAGCGAACAAAACACGAAACTCGATAGAAATCAATAAAGGAAAGATGAAAAAATAACCTGTAAAGAAGTTAAGGAGACGTCATCAACAGGTAAGCCGCCTAAGTCGAGAAGAGAGAGGTTTTTAAGGGAGGCGAGAAGTTTGATGCCTTTGGCGGTGACACTTGTTTGCGAGATTTGTAATTTCTggaggttagagagagagagaatgtgaTGAATAGCAGCGTCGTTGAGCTTGGAGCAGTTAGAGAGGTGCAAGTGGTTAACAGAAGCCATTCCAGAAATAGGCCAAAGAGCAGAAGAAGTGATTCTGTGGCAATCGGAAAGGTTCAAATACCGCAACTGCCGAAACGCTCCCAAGTACGCAAGCCATTCTGCATCCACGTTGTAAACGCCTCTCAAATCAACTTCTTCGGCGCTCTGTTTGAACACTTCTAGAAGCGACGGGTACAGGAGCCGCCGGGACACCAGGCGCCGGATGAGGCCGTCGGCGAGATGAGAAGGGAGATGGTCGAAGGTCCGCCTCTGCATCCGCCATTTCTGGATGCTCTCTCTGCTCTCGCACGCAGCTTCTATGCACAGCCTCACCAATTCGCTTTCACTCTTCCCTTTGATCGTCTCCATTTCTTCTGAAACCTGTGTGCTGTGtctgtgtttgtgtttgtgtttgtttCGGGTTTTGACTTTGATCTGGGATCGAGAAGAAGCTtccttccttcttgtgtgcaaaaTCATGCGAACATGGGCCTCCGCCATAACCTCTTGGGCTTCAAGTAACGTGCGCCTCTATGGCTCTATCTTTCCTTTCTGGTAAAACCTTCTTCATGTTGACTTGggctttaatttttatataaatataacttttattGCAAGTGGAAAGAATTTGGATGCAAGAATTATATTCCGGGTTGATAGTAAAATAAGTTCCGAAAGGTAAagcattttttaaatttgtttctaaaagatttttttaattaaattggtcCTTTAAAGATTATGAATTAATCATATTTATCTTTCAGTTATTTCACTCACAATTTTCATCAACGATTAATGATGTGAAATGTTAACTGATAGCACACATGACACAAAACATGTTCAATTAGACGTTAACTAAATATGTTTACGAATATTTATCAATTTAGTCACTAGGTCATATTAggaataaaatttttgtaattgagaaaaatgactaaattaataaattttcataaacatatttggtcaaatatccaattagacatatcaggtattatatatgttatcaattaatattttacaacatcaatctttgaaaaaaattgttaatggaGTGACTGgaggacaaatatgattaatttgcAATCTTTGAAGGAccaaattgattgaaaaaaattttagggTTAAATTTGAAAAATGTCTTATCTTtgagggactaatttgactattaacccatTATATTCCATatataataaaatgataaaatgagaaaaaataattaaaagaccTAACTCAATGATAGGATTTAAACTATGACTTGAAAACACAATATAGAGTAAAGTGACAATTAGGTCTTTGAGAATTTTGCGTTCGGATAAGTTAGACCTTGAGGAAAAAAAAGTAACAATTAGATCCCCAAGAAAATGAAACATGGACATGTTACATCCTTCTGTTAGTGAGACTAACGGCGTCATTGACATGGACTATTAATGTGATTGAGGTGTCCATTAAATGCCACATTAGAATTACTCTAAATGATGAGGACAAATTGGTCCTTTTATGTTGTTTAATTTTAACATGTCCCAAACCCTAATTgttcaaaatctcaattattcACCCTGAAACAAAACCTTAGCACAACGCAAAATGAATAGCACCCGAAACTCAAGAAGCACGAGGCGCCAAAGGAAAAAGAATGAAGGCAGCGGTTGAAATTATAGGGGTGACTCAACACATGAAAGACGCTTCAGCAATAAAATTGCTCCCAAATGTAATTGTCAACTATATGCAACAATATACAAATATGGAACAGTAAAAAATTCATATAGGTTGTTCTTAGGGTGCACAAACTATAGGGTAATTgttaattcaatttattttttgagttttgagTGTTCCattaaattgaaattcatatctatcatttatggtatatttttttgttcttattaCAGGATAATTTGACATACTACAAATTTTTTAGATGGTTGGATGATGTTACTGGAGATATGGAGGTTCAAAGTTCAAAACAGGGAGTGGAGGATAGATTAATTAATTTGGAAGAGAGAATTGTGAGATTGGAAATGGATTGTAGAAATTAGAAAACTCCAAGTAAAATTACTGGTAGTAGATTTAAAAATGTTGTGTATTTTATGGCTGGttttttaattgtaattattGTGAATGTGGAGCAAAGGTTCTGGGTGAATCATATTAGATAGCTGACGCATAAATGCAGTAGTATTTATAATTGTATTATTGTGAATGTACTAATGAATAAGTATTTTTGAATCATTGTATGATATATGATGGAAGTTGGTGTTAATGAATATGATGTTCACATTGatgaaatgaaagaaagaaatcaTATAACTATAATAGGCATAAGAACATTGTTATATTATCTAAGCTTCCAAAAGGTTGTTTTCAATTACAGGAGTTCATCCAAAAAGAGACGGAACACTTGTCTGTGTAATTAAATCAAAAGAAAACCTACATGAAAACATTATCATAATTGCATAATATATTGTGTCTAATTCAAAAAGGATTTAAGTCCAAAGAAAGTCTGCACAAAATACTAGACAATCATATCCAAAATACTAATCGATCATATCCAAAATACTACAGTTTCATCAATTCAAGACTTTAACTAAGGCTTAAATCTAGGGGTGAGAATGAACTAAAACATTCTTAAAGTTGTTCTCAAACTTGTTGTAGTCAGAATTTTTGTAGAAATACCATcaattgaatttgttgttgattgttgtggTGGAGCTTGTTCAGGCCTTACAATTGATTGTTTTTTCTGAATAAGGCTGGATTCAGTGGCTTAGTAGCAGAGATTTTAACTGGACTTGAGTTGAAATTCTAAATTGGACAGTTGTTGTTGCAGGGAGCCTACTATGACCTTGAGCTTGGGCTGGAAGCCTCATTTGGTTTTGGACTGGAGCAGGAGGCCTATATTGGGTTTGGGCTTGTCTAAGAGGCTTGAACTGGGCTTGGGCTTGTCCAGGAGGCCTGAATTCTGTAGACTTTCTTGTCCTCCTTTTTCTCTCCTTTACAGCATCATCCAATTGGCCCTGTAATGTTCACATAAAAATTCACTATGATCTACATCTATTTGATATTAAACAAACAAATACAGTAGGAATAATATCCTCTATAAAGAATTTATAGTTGCATCAGTTACATTAGTGTCAGATCCATTGGTCACAGTCCCATGTTGAATAGCATCATTAGAATTACTTGCAACATTTGTATTATTGGCAGATCCATTAGTCACATATCCAATTGGTGTAACATTTTAAGTAGTGACATTGGGTTAGGATTTTCTGCTAGAACCGGATTTGGCTGAATAGATATCAATAAAAAAGTTACTCCAATATCAGACTAAGCATCAAAATAATCGATTAACCATTTTAATAGTATGACAACTAAACcccttaaaattattaatatgacATTTAAATCCCTAAATAGAACACTAACAGATAACTAAAACCTTAAGAATAGTGTGAATATATAATTAATTCTGCTTACTTATGGCTGTGGGTTGGGTTCAGCAATGGTTTCTTGATTTTCTGGCTGGGGAGTATTTTGAGACAGCGGTACCTCTTCTTGTGTATTATTCTTTGATGAGGATCtggttcttttattttcttttagttactGGAGCTCCTTTGCGTGTCTTGAAGTTATGGCCAAACTTACCACACTTGCTGCAAGTCACCGTGAAGCTTCTCCTAACTTTATTTGTATTTAGCAGTGGCTCAACAAGATCTTTTCTTCTTGTATGTAGCTTTGGACGCCCAATGGGTCTCTTAAACTTGGCCGGAATAGGTCTTGATCTCTCTATCCTCTCCCAATATTGCTCACTTAGAACTGATTGAACACAATATTGGTATGTAGCATTGAATGAGGTCATTTGCAGCCATGGGTGACAATAGTTTTCAGGTCACTCATTTCTCCAAGCTATTGTAGATATAGCATGTACACATGGCATTCCTGACACATACaagtaaacaacaacaacaaaccaAATCAGCTAATCCAGTTAACAACCTATTTCTACATGTAATCTAACATTCTATTGTATAAAGTTTAGATATAACCTGTGAATTGCCACACATTACATGTGCATGTGCTTTGACCCAAATTTACCGACACCTTCCTCCGATCACACTGAACCTCATATTTGATTCGATCATCATCACCAATCTATTGTGGCTGCCACTTATCACTAGCCTTCTTTAGCATCTCTAATTTCTTTTGTTGAACTGCTGCAATCTTTCCCTTGTATCTACCCAAAAGTATCTTGTGATTTGTCATCCTTCTCATAATATAACATCTAAGTTTTTTACACATAGTCAATACTGGTTTAGCCCTATAATCAACAATCCTTGAGTTCCAGACCTCACACATGTTATTGATCAAGTTATCTACCTTAGTCCAGTAGCTAAAGTATGTTTTGACCCACATAGCAGGCTCAAACTTAGCCAAATAGGcccatgtatttttatttattctctttAACTTCTCCATACTTGCTTTGAATTCAACTACAATTGTGCATTTAGCACACTCCCACACAGCACCTTTGATTTGCTTATTTTTGTATTGCTTGAAAAAATTTTTCCAAATGTGCATCACAGTTTCTATGATCTGCATTGGGCATCACTTTTCAAATTGTAGGAACCAGACCCTAATAACAAACACATACAATTCAGTACCATAAGGATGATAAACAATCAAAACATGCTAACATACGAAGAATATTCTACAAATTTTACCTTTTGTTGGTCAGATATGAAGCTCTATCCGTGTTTTTGAACATCTctcaaatctcagtcaggtaatCTCTTAATTTGCTATACTGTTCACTTTCCTTACCAATTACTAAGTCTCTTGACTTCTTAAGTGTCCTTTGCATGCTCTTGTAGTGAATTTGCATGTTATAATCATGCTTTATGTGTTCTAATGCTTTTTTGGGTGAGCTTTGGCTGTATCCGTAATCGCTTCTTAAGATTCTCAGTAAGTCATTTAACATCTACTTGATTGCTTCCAAAGTCTCGATTGCATGTATGCTCAGGAAAAAAGTCTTAATTTAGAAACAATCTTCACATGAATTCTATGAGCAAAACATTAAGAAGGGATAATTTTTCTCAGCATACTTGGCTCTTGATCTCCTCTTGTCAATCTTTAGCCACTGTAATTCTCTACCCTGAGCAACTGTCCAGTTCTTTAGCGCTCTCTTGAACTGGTCCAAAGTGTCAAACTTCATACCAATTTCTAGCTTCACTTTCCCAAATTCAGCACCCTCCAAGAagtcatcaaaaccagtcctgTGAACATCATCTTCTGTATTGCTTTCAACAGGAGTGTGCAAGTCCTCTGATTCATAGTCAAACACTTTCTCATTATCTGACTCCTTGTGAGCGCGTGTTTCCCCCAAAAAAGCCCCAACAAAAAGGTCATCCTCAGCCTCTTCAGCATTTTCTAGATGTTCATGATGTTCACAATGTTCTTCATCTCCATCATCTCCAAGTTCAATTGGATGCTGACTTGAATTAGAGCTCCCCACATGCTGTGTAGCTCGTTGTTGCAGTCTTAAACTCCTCCTCACCTTCttatattccttcttcttttgacaTTTAGGAGAATCGCTAAGGACATGAATCTCTTCATTAGTAACTTTCTTTCCTTTTAGAGAACGATTACTGCTTgcagtcttcttctttttcaccacTCTTGCATGCTCCTCTTCGATATCAATGTCTGATTGGTCAAAACCAGGAGGGTAGAGGCTTGTACAACTCATCTTCAGCACGATCGTAACATCATCATCACTGTCATCTTCAGAAATAAGAGGATCACTAGCTTCATCACACCCTATAGCATCTTCACCACCAAGATTATGATGCTCAAAATATATATAGAACTCCTCACACTCCTTGTTTTGCATTTTGTGCTCCTTTAAAGCATTGATATCTGAATCACCAAAAATAGGATGCAAACCAACTTCAAAATTAGCAGCATTCAAATCAAACCACATCATTGCTTTGTAATCATCGTATCCCAAGCTCTTGAATAATTCCTTCAAGTCAAAGAAGTTCATATGGTCCAGATCCATCTCTGAAAATCTCTCAACTAACCCATTCCGGTAACTCAACTCTCCATGTTTGTTCCTCACAAATTTTCCTCCATAGTTGAACACAGGAATAGCAAATTCCTCCATCTGCTAAGTAGAAATACAATTATCATTTGAATTAATTGGGATAACAGTTAACTAAAGAATCAGAAacatgtttgttttttttattatgacaTAAAGCGATACTAGTCTTTCTGCTAATCATTAGTTTCAACAATCATAAACAAATAAGCGGAAGCCCCAAAAGTAACAACAAATGCATAAATACTTCTAAATGTGGCAAAATGTGTCATGCAATTAAGTTGAAAATTACGAGGCCACCATGCTTTGCAGAAGATTAAACAATTTGTTCCAAACAATGGGACCACCATGAAAGAAACTGACAAAGGGATACACTAACTGACAAAAGCATCAACATTTTTTACCTAAGTCGAGGATATCTCCGCTAACACCGATTTCCTTGATGACGTTGTCTTTCTTGCTGGTACGTTGAAGGAAGAATCGTGACTTTTGTTACTACAGAGCCAAGACTCTTTGACTTCGGCTTCTCCCCTAG
Coding sequences:
- the LOC112732443 gene encoding uncharacterized protein; protein product: MAEAHVRMILHTRRKEASSRSQIKVKTRNKHKHKHRHSTQVSEEMETIKGKSESELVRLCIEAACESRESIQKWRMQRRTFDHLPSHLADGLIRRLVSRRLLYPSLLEVFKQSAEEVDLRGVYNVDAEWLAYLGAFRQLRYLNLSDCHRITSSALWPISGMASVNHLHLSNCSKLNDAAIHHILSLSNLQKLQISQTSVTAKGIKLLASLKNLSLLDLGGLPVDDVSLTSLQVLKKLEYLDLWGSKVSNEGANILNNFPKLTYLNLAWTNVTKLPNLSSIECLNMSNCTIDSILEDDEAPLAKLILSGATFRSESEFLLHANTNFLSSLDVAHSGLSKFFFLSKLKVIEQLNLSSCMVTDDSIEMIAGVGASLKSLNLTGTKVSSAGIGILAGHVSNLEMLSLSQTLVDDTAILYISMMPSLKVLDLSNTIVKGCLPQENTDHGSPHSLTALQSLKQLESLNLEYTRVRDEALSPLSSFKELRYLFLKSASLADISLYYLSSIPKLTSLSICDAVLTNYGLHVFKPPQTLKLMDLRGCWLLTEDTIMSFCRIHPQIEVQHELVTIVPLHQGGPNHPSPSQLTSKATQAAKKNENLSISPDFIDQRLKYSRDELLALQFMSLPIVSSSESGDSIFKQQLN